From the Maioricimonas rarisocia genome, one window contains:
- a CDS encoding quinol:cytochrome C oxidoreductase has translation MTGHDHHISFDPERDRTLREHGAKYVRVSLIAGVVCLVLAGLVAFIGGGSTQADEVFNSHTSPSALVGVVELLAEAEHHDVESFEGQPVAEIAAAAEKTFGDELPPHWDEFLQSSTGSGWERFQASYLVGFLFVVSLSLGGLFFVLIQHVTRAGWSVVVRRIAEIMAAALAPLAVLSLPILIPLLLGSHALFEWNDPQLVQTDELIRHKRPYLNPGFFTIRSLIYFVVWAGLGSFLLSRSRAQDKTGDVRNTHSMQSIAPVGLLLFALSVNFFAFDYLMSLAPHWFSAIYGVYYFSGAVVGGLATMILASLWLQRKGVLGDEVTTEHYHDLGKLLFGFNFFWGYIAFSQYLLIWYANIPEETGWFLIRQENGWKVVSLIVLFGHLLIPFLGLISRQSRRNRVSLVFWSCWLLVMHWVDLYWNVLPQFSVNPWPGLVDVLATVGLCGVYIALVFRTASQGAWLPIRDPRLNESLAFHNV, from the coding sequence ATGACTGGGCATGATCACCACATTTCGTTCGACCCGGAACGTGACCGCACCCTGCGGGAGCATGGGGCGAAGTACGTCCGTGTTTCGCTGATCGCCGGAGTCGTCTGCCTGGTTCTGGCCGGTCTGGTCGCCTTCATCGGCGGCGGATCGACGCAGGCGGACGAGGTCTTCAACAGTCACACGTCGCCGTCCGCACTGGTGGGCGTCGTCGAACTGCTGGCCGAGGCTGAACACCACGACGTCGAATCCTTCGAAGGACAGCCGGTCGCCGAGATCGCCGCTGCTGCCGAGAAGACGTTCGGCGACGAACTTCCGCCTCACTGGGACGAGTTCCTGCAGAGCAGCACCGGTTCGGGCTGGGAACGGTTCCAGGCGAGCTACCTGGTCGGGTTCCTGTTCGTGGTGAGTCTGTCGCTGGGCGGTCTGTTCTTCGTGCTGATCCAGCATGTGACGCGGGCCGGCTGGAGCGTCGTCGTCCGCCGCATCGCCGAGATCATGGCAGCCGCTCTCGCGCCTCTGGCGGTGCTCAGCCTGCCGATCCTCATCCCGCTGCTGCTGGGCAGTCACGCCCTGTTCGAGTGGAACGATCCGCAGCTGGTGCAGACCGACGAGCTGATCCGTCACAAGCGGCCTTACCTCAATCCCGGCTTCTTCACGATCCGCTCGCTGATCTACTTCGTCGTCTGGGCCGGACTCGGCAGCTTCCTGCTGAGTCGTTCGCGTGCACAGGACAAGACCGGCGACGTCCGGAACACGCACAGCATGCAGAGCATCGCTCCGGTGGGCCTGCTGCTGTTCGCCCTGTCGGTCAACTTCTTCGCCTTCGACTACCTGATGTCGCTGGCACCGCACTGGTTCAGCGCGATTTACGGCGTCTACTACTTCTCGGGCGCCGTGGTCGGCGGACTGGCCACCATGATCCTGGCCAGCCTCTGGCTGCAGCGCAAAGGCGTGCTGGGTGACGAAGTCACGACCGAGCACTACCACGACCTGGGGAAGTTGCTGTTCGGCTTCAATTTCTTCTGGGGATACATCGCCTTCTCGCAGTACCTGCTGATCTGGTACGCGAACATTCCGGAAGAGACCGGCTGGTTCCTGATCCGTCAGGAGAACGGCTGGAAAGTGGTGAGCCTGATCGTCTTGTTCGGTCATCTGCTCATTCCCTTCCTGGGCCTGATTTCGCGGCAGTCACGCCGGAACCGGGTTTCGCTCGTGTTCTGGTCCTGCTGGCTGCTGGTGATGCACTGGGTGGACCTGTACTGGAACGTCCTCCCGCAGTTTTCCGTCAATCCCTGGCCGGGGCTGGTCGACGTGCTCGCCACGGTCGGACTGTGCGGAGTCTACATCGCGCTCGTGTTCCGAACGGCATCGCAGGGAGCCTGGCTCCCGATTCGCGATCCGCGGCTTAATGAATCACTTGCCTTCCACAACGTCTGA
- a CDS encoding TAT-variant-translocated molybdopterin oxidoreductase: MSKTWYRSLRELENSSEFQEMLHREFPEAASEFPKGLSRRRWLQLMGSSLALAGVSGCRFEEETLAPFATRPANRIPGKTQQFNTTIEIGGHARALRATSYDGRPIKLDGNPDHPSSNGASDSYTQATILDLYDPDRGQTPVEKTGGSKFTRSWVETDAFLNEQFQQFAAAKGDGLCVLAETTSSPTVARLRKTLQEKLPQLKWFDYSNLAPVNAREGATLAFGEAVRPQYDLESAAVVLTVDCDLLGQHPDGLRNARSFSRGRNPDSEQMTRLYAVECEFSGTAVAADHRVALRPTQIAGFLASVEQALASDEEIHAADESAPWSQQVFAALVDDLKKHRGKSVIAVGERQPAEVHALAHRLNQQLGNIGNTVTLLKDESTPDTFDEFVAHAESTGGKMLLLLGGNPVYDSPADIEVAPLLEKFEKTVHFGLYPNETTVGCDWYLPMSHPLESWSDARLFDGTYGVGQPLIEPLFESRSLVEFLAGLAGESADGRELVRQTARQFDPALKLSKGWERVVHNGFHADSTAATVTPELKEFEGPAVSTAWQRPVEVTNGELELVFTTDSSVLDGRFANNAWLQELPHPLTKMTWSNAAIMSPKTAAALDLKDNDVVRLEVDGRHIELPVYIQPGQATGSVAVALGYGRTHAGLVGGDVEEGVEPVGVNAGTLRTADTRHFATGLQVKQSGRREELAVTQDHYAIDKVGLEEIHGRVGDLVREGTLDEYRHHPDFAQHEVHHPPLESLWTEPSYDGHAWGMAIDLNKCIGCNACVVACQSENNVPVVGPEQVRASREMHWLKVDRYFTGDAEEPEVATQPVTCQHCENAPCEQVCPVAATVHSDEGLNDMAYNRCIGTRYCGNNCPYKVRRFNFLDYRDELEAANRELTQLVLNPEVTVRSRGVMEKCTYCVQRIQNTRIEAKNERRPIGPNEIQTACQQVCASEAIVFGDLNNPESDVAKAHSDARAYGMLSELNVKPRTKYLARIRNPHPWLAPPVESAHGHDDHGHGDDHGEHAHADERHGTEVSHNTVPAPAQELREEQV, from the coding sequence ATGTCCAAGACCTGGTACCGCAGCCTCCGCGAACTCGAGAACTCGTCTGAGTTCCAGGAAATGCTGCATCGCGAATTTCCCGAAGCCGCCAGCGAGTTCCCCAAGGGACTCTCGCGGCGACGCTGGCTGCAGCTCATGGGTTCGTCCCTCGCGCTGGCGGGCGTCTCCGGCTGCCGCTTCGAAGAAGAAACGCTCGCACCGTTCGCCACCCGCCCTGCGAACCGCATTCCGGGCAAAACGCAGCAGTTCAACACGACCATCGAGATCGGCGGTCACGCCCGGGCCCTGCGGGCGACCAGTTACGACGGCCGGCCGATCAAGCTGGACGGCAACCCCGATCATCCTTCGTCCAACGGCGCCAGTGACTCGTACACGCAGGCGACGATCCTCGATCTGTACGATCCGGACCGCGGACAGACTCCCGTCGAGAAGACCGGCGGCTCGAAGTTCACCCGCAGCTGGGTCGAAACGGACGCTTTCCTGAACGAGCAGTTCCAGCAGTTCGCCGCCGCGAAGGGAGACGGCCTCTGCGTTCTGGCCGAGACGACCTCGTCACCAACTGTCGCGCGACTGCGGAAGACGCTGCAGGAAAAGCTCCCGCAACTGAAGTGGTTCGACTACTCGAATCTTGCTCCGGTCAATGCCCGCGAAGGAGCGACGCTCGCTTTCGGCGAGGCAGTTCGCCCGCAGTATGACCTGGAGTCGGCTGCTGTCGTCCTGACCGTCGACTGCGATCTGCTTGGCCAGCATCCGGACGGCCTGCGGAACGCCCGCAGCTTCTCTCGCGGCCGCAATCCGGACAGCGAGCAGATGACCCGGCTGTACGCGGTGGAATGCGAGTTCTCCGGAACCGCCGTCGCCGCCGATCACCGCGTCGCCCTGCGTCCCACGCAGATCGCCGGCTTCCTGGCGAGCGTTGAACAGGCCCTGGCGAGCGACGAAGAGATTCATGCCGCCGACGAGTCGGCTCCGTGGTCGCAGCAGGTGTTCGCTGCCCTGGTCGACGATCTGAAGAAGCACCGCGGCAAGTCGGTCATTGCCGTGGGCGAGCGTCAGCCGGCCGAAGTGCACGCTCTGGCCCATCGGCTGAATCAGCAACTGGGCAACATCGGCAACACCGTCACGCTGCTGAAGGACGAGTCGACGCCGGATACCTTCGACGAGTTCGTCGCTCACGCCGAATCAACCGGCGGGAAGATGCTGCTTCTGCTCGGCGGAAACCCGGTCTACGACTCCCCGGCCGACATCGAAGTGGCTCCCCTCCTCGAAAAGTTCGAGAAGACCGTTCACTTCGGACTCTATCCGAACGAGACGACGGTCGGCTGCGACTGGTACCTGCCGATGTCGCATCCGCTCGAGTCCTGGTCGGATGCCCGCCTGTTCGACGGCACCTACGGCGTCGGGCAGCCGCTCATCGAGCCGCTGTTCGAGAGCCGCAGCCTCGTTGAATTCCTCGCCGGTCTGGCGGGTGAATCGGCGGACGGTCGCGAACTGGTTCGGCAGACCGCCCGTCAGTTCGACCCGGCTCTGAAGTTGAGCAAAGGTTGGGAGCGGGTCGTTCATAACGGCTTCCACGCCGACTCAACCGCAGCCACTGTCACGCCGGAACTGAAGGAGTTCGAGGGACCAGCCGTTTCGACCGCCTGGCAGCGTCCGGTAGAAGTGACCAACGGCGAACTCGAGCTGGTCTTCACGACCGATTCGAGTGTGCTGGACGGCCGGTTCGCGAACAACGCCTGGCTGCAGGAGCTGCCGCACCCGCTCACGAAGATGACGTGGAGCAACGCGGCCATCATGAGCCCGAAGACGGCCGCCGCTCTGGACCTGAAAGACAACGACGTTGTCCGCCTCGAAGTGGATGGCCGCCACATCGAGCTGCCGGTTTACATTCAGCCGGGTCAGGCGACCGGTTCGGTCGCAGTCGCCCTTGGCTACGGACGGACGCACGCCGGCCTGGTCGGTGGTGACGTCGAAGAAGGGGTCGAGCCGGTCGGAGTGAACGCCGGCACGCTGCGGACTGCCGACACGCGCCACTTCGCCACCGGCCTTCAGGTGAAGCAGTCCGGTCGACGCGAAGAGCTGGCCGTCACGCAGGATCACTACGCGATCGACAAGGTGGGTCTGGAAGAGATCCACGGCCGCGTGGGCGATCTGGTCCGCGAAGGAACGCTGGACGAGTACCGCCACCACCCTGACTTCGCTCAGCACGAAGTGCATCACCCGCCGCTCGAGTCCCTCTGGACCGAACCGTCCTACGACGGCCACGCCTGGGGGATGGCGATTGACCTCAACAAGTGCATTGGCTGCAACGCCTGTGTCGTTGCCTGCCAGTCCGAGAACAACGTGCCGGTCGTCGGTCCCGAGCAAGTCCGGGCCAGCCGCGAGATGCACTGGCTCAAGGTGGACCGGTACTTCACCGGCGATGCCGAAGAGCCGGAAGTCGCTACGCAACCGGTCACCTGCCAGCACTGTGAGAACGCTCCCTGCGAGCAGGTCTGCCCGGTCGCGGCCACCGTCCACAGCGACGAGGGTCTCAACGACATGGCGTATAACCGCTGCATCGGCACGCGGTACTGCGGCAACAACTGTCCTTACAAGGTGCGGCGGTTCAACTTCCTGGACTACCGCGACGAACTCGAAGCGGCCAACCGGGAACTGACGCAGCTCGTGCTCAACCCGGAAGTGACCGTCCGCAGCCGCGGTGTCATGGAGAAGTGCACCTACTGCGTGCAGCGGATCCAGAACACCCGCATCGAAGCAAAGAACGAGCGGCGGCCGATCGGCCCGAATGAGATTCAGACCGCCTGCCAGCAGGTCTGTGCCTCCGAGGCGATCGTCTTCGGCGACCTGAACAATCCCGAAAGCGACGTCGCGAAGGCTCATTCCGACGCCCGGGCGTACGGGATGCTCTCGGAGTTGAACGTCAAGCCCCGCACCAAGTACCTCGCCCGCATCCGGAACCCGCATCCGTGGCTGGCCCCGCCGGTCGAATCGGCCCACGGGCACGACGACCACGGACACGGCGACGATCACGGCGAGCATGCCCACGCCGACGAGCGGCACGGCACTGAAGTGAGTCACAACACGGTCCCCGCACCGGCTCAGGAACTGCGGGAGGAGCAGGTCTGA
- a CDS encoding SCO family protein, whose amino-acid sequence MRIPSTDIRRLVPLLIAAACLLGVRSLPAQVAKPIGALEGVGVEEHLNAVLPLDAQFTNDTGRDIRLQQLFDGERPVILSLNYSNCPMLCSLQLNGLIEVLQEVQLDVGDDFQFVSVSIDPLESTIRARETKQRYMKQYGRPGTGHGWHFLTGRKDAIDRVAESVGFGYEYVPERKEYAHAAVFMICTPDGRLSRYIYGVRFDPQTVRLSLVEAADGKIGTTLDQVLLYCFHYDSTAGSYAATAVSIMKVGGGATVFALLVGLAPWWIRRRRSTSEDPSSPQYSPA is encoded by the coding sequence ATGAGAATTCCATCAACTGACATCCGCCGGCTCGTGCCGCTGCTGATTGCGGCGGCATGCCTGCTCGGTGTCCGTTCGCTGCCGGCCCAGGTCGCCAAGCCCATTGGCGCCCTGGAAGGGGTCGGTGTCGAAGAACATCTCAATGCGGTACTGCCGCTCGACGCGCAGTTCACCAACGACACCGGGCGTGACATCCGCCTGCAGCAACTGTTCGATGGAGAGCGACCGGTCATCCTGTCGCTCAACTATTCCAACTGCCCGATGCTCTGCAGCCTGCAGCTCAACGGGCTGATCGAAGTCCTGCAGGAGGTGCAGCTGGACGTCGGCGACGACTTTCAGTTCGTCTCGGTCAGCATCGATCCGCTGGAATCGACCATTCGGGCCCGCGAAACGAAGCAGCGGTACATGAAGCAGTACGGTCGGCCCGGCACCGGTCATGGCTGGCACTTTCTGACCGGCCGCAAGGATGCCATCGACCGCGTCGCCGAGAGTGTCGGCTTCGGTTACGAATACGTCCCCGAACGTAAAGAGTATGCCCACGCCGCGGTCTTCATGATCTGCACGCCGGACGGGCGGCTCTCGCGCTACATCTACGGCGTACGATTTGATCCGCAGACCGTCCGGCTCTCACTGGTCGAGGCAGCGGACGGCAAGATCGGGACGACGCTCGATCAGGTGCTGCTGTACTGTTTTCACTACGACTCGACGGCCGGCAGCTATGCCGCCACTGCCGTCAGCATCATGAAGGTCGGGGGCGGAGCGACCGTGTTCGCTTTGCTCGTCGGTCTCGCCCCGTGGTGGATCCGGCGACGCCGCTCCACCAGCGAGGATCCCTCCAGCCCACAATACAGCCCGGCATGA
- a CDS encoding response regulator transcription factor, producing MDAETCLIVDDDELLRTHLGRAIEARGFRVTTAESGEQALQLVEEECPDRAIIDLRMPGMGGLELLERLREKCPTIRVVVLTGFGSIANAVAAVRAGAVNYVTKPAHASEVLAAFTATPEVEVKEESEDIEAPSLAEAEWNHIQRVLDECDGNVSRAARLLDIPRRTLQRKLKKRAP from the coding sequence GTGGACGCCGAAACCTGCCTGATTGTCGACGACGACGAACTCCTCAGGACGCACCTGGGACGTGCCATCGAGGCGCGGGGATTTCGTGTCACGACGGCAGAGAGCGGCGAACAGGCACTGCAGCTTGTCGAAGAGGAATGCCCCGACCGGGCCATCATCGACCTGAGAATGCCGGGCATGGGTGGCCTGGAACTTCTCGAACGGCTGCGGGAGAAGTGCCCGACGATTCGTGTGGTGGTGCTAACCGGCTTCGGCAGCATCGCCAACGCCGTGGCGGCCGTTCGGGCCGGTGCGGTGAATTACGTGACCAAGCCGGCACACGCATCGGAAGTTCTCGCTGCGTTCACGGCCACTCCCGAAGTGGAAGTGAAAGAGGAGAGCGAGGACATCGAGGCCCCGTCACTGGCCGAGGCAGAATGGAACCACATCCAGCGGGTTCTTGACGAGTGTGACGGTAATGTTTCGCGGGCCGCGAGACTGTTGGATATTCCCCGACGAACACTGCAGCGAAAGCTGAAGAAGCGGGCACCATGA
- a CDS encoding ATP-binding protein, which translates to MSSHNQNASSVRLSPAVEIDERADITVRAVISLRWVAVAGQLATILVVDLFLHVLLPMQALLLVLLATAALNAVLSGARHAWPPRRHDGQNRWMTVIGATMLFDLVALTLLLYFTGGMTNPFSLFYLVNLVLAAFVLPRRWVWGLNVIAIACVGFLVMRYEPLLLLEADPEPGVPPGGGFDVLSTGSLIAYATCATVIVLFTTRVSSQLRRQERRVRELADLRARSERLESLGTLAAGAAHELATPLSTIAVITQEVERELSSGKLTDQTISDIQTVRSELDRCRDILDRMSTDAGLAIGETLVKTTVGELVEEAVDGAGDPQAIQVTFADGAATVPLEAPLHGLAQAVRGIIKNAVDASGPQPRVECRVTASNDRFTLQVQDSGTGMDAETLRRIGEPFFTTKEPGKGTGLGVFLARNIIERLGGTLAFSSTPGEGTCVTIQLPTRLPAPGQAGASDLAGHGQLF; encoded by the coding sequence GTGTCGAGTCACAATCAGAACGCATCGTCGGTCCGTCTGTCTCCCGCGGTTGAGATCGACGAGCGGGCCGACATCACCGTTCGGGCCGTCATTTCTCTTCGCTGGGTCGCCGTCGCCGGCCAGCTCGCCACAATCCTCGTCGTCGACCTGTTCCTGCATGTCCTGCTGCCGATGCAGGCGCTGCTGCTGGTCCTGCTGGCGACCGCGGCACTCAACGCGGTTCTCTCGGGCGCCCGCCACGCCTGGCCTCCCCGACGTCACGACGGACAGAACCGCTGGATGACCGTCATCGGCGCCACCATGCTGTTCGATCTGGTCGCTCTCACGTTGCTGCTGTACTTCACCGGCGGGATGACCAATCCGTTCAGCCTGTTCTATCTCGTCAATCTCGTGCTTGCGGCCTTCGTGCTGCCGCGGCGCTGGGTCTGGGGACTGAATGTCATTGCCATCGCGTGCGTCGGATTCCTCGTGATGCGGTACGAACCGTTGCTGCTGCTCGAAGCCGATCCCGAGCCCGGAGTTCCTCCGGGGGGAGGCTTCGACGTCCTGAGCACGGGATCACTGATCGCCTACGCCACCTGTGCCACAGTGATCGTCCTGTTCACAACGCGGGTCAGCAGCCAGCTGAGGCGGCAGGAACGTCGCGTCCGCGAGCTGGCCGACCTGCGGGCCCGCAGCGAACGGCTCGAGTCGCTAGGGACGCTCGCGGCGGGGGCAGCGCACGAACTGGCCACGCCACTCTCTACCATCGCGGTGATCACGCAGGAAGTGGAGCGGGAACTGAGCTCCGGAAAGCTCACCGACCAGACCATCAGCGACATTCAGACCGTCCGGTCCGAGCTGGACCGCTGCCGGGACATCCTCGACCGCATGTCGACCGATGCCGGACTCGCGATCGGGGAAACTCTGGTAAAGACGACGGTCGGCGAGCTGGTGGAAGAAGCGGTGGACGGAGCCGGAGACCCCCAGGCCATTCAGGTCACGTTCGCCGACGGGGCGGCCACCGTCCCGCTCGAAGCCCCACTGCACGGCCTGGCCCAGGCCGTGCGAGGCATCATAAAAAATGCCGTTGATGCGTCCGGACCTCAACCGCGCGTGGAATGCCGCGTGACTGCGTCGAATGACCGGTTCACCCTGCAGGTGCAGGACTCAGGGACCGGCATGGATGCGGAAACGCTCCGCCGCATCGGCGAACCCTTCTTCACCACAAAGGAACCGGGGAAGGGGACCGGTCTGGGCGTGTTCCTGGCCCGTAATATAATTGAGCGGCTCGGAGGAACGCTGGCCTTCTCCTCGACGCCGGGCGAGGGCACGTGCGTGACGATCCAGCTTCCGACGCGGCTGCCGGCACCGGGCCAGGCGGGCGCGAGTGATCTGGCGGGTCACGGTCAGCTGTTCTGA
- the nrfD gene encoding NrfD/PsrC family molybdoenzyme membrane anchor subunit, with translation MATALAAPVDTTIEDPTQRAPLVTGEHDYQSVTDAIYSISDRKTPRAWYIAFAVSSSATLIFFALIGYLIYRGVGVWGNNNPVFWGWPIVNFVFWVGIGHAGTLISAILFLFRQNWRTSVNRFAEAMTIFAVVCAGIFPGIHVGRVWFAYWLAPYPATRLDMWPNFRSPLLWDVFAVSTYATVSLLFWYMGMIPDLATFRDRSKSRIKQFIYGVFALGWTGSARHWSRYEKAYMLLAALATPLVLSVHTVVSFDFAVAQLPGWHATIFPPYFVAGAVFSGFAMVITLMVPARKWFGLKDFVTLRHLENMCKVILATGSMVGFAYAIEFFIAWYGGNPYEGFAFINRAFGPYAWAYWTMVSCNVIAPQFFWSKKVRTTPWMMFIICIFVNIGMWFERFVITVTSLSRDFLPSSWAYFKPTAIDMAMFACSFGLFFTLFLLFCRYLPIVAMAEVKSVMPVPEEKQTGDAQA, from the coding sequence ATGGCAACCGCACTGGCCGCACCAGTCGACACCACGATTGAAGATCCGACGCAGCGGGCTCCCCTGGTGACCGGTGAACACGACTATCAGTCGGTCACGGACGCGATCTATTCGATCAGTGATCGGAAGACGCCCCGCGCCTGGTACATCGCGTTTGCCGTCTCCAGCTCGGCCACGCTGATCTTCTTCGCGCTGATCGGCTACCTGATCTATCGCGGCGTCGGAGTCTGGGGCAACAACAACCCTGTGTTCTGGGGCTGGCCGATCGTGAACTTCGTGTTCTGGGTCGGTATCGGTCACGCCGGAACGCTGATCTCCGCGATCCTGTTCCTGTTCCGTCAGAACTGGCGGACCAGCGTGAACCGCTTCGCCGAAGCCATGACGATCTTCGCGGTCGTCTGTGCCGGCATCTTCCCGGGCATCCACGTCGGTCGCGTCTGGTTTGCATACTGGCTGGCTCCGTACCCGGCGACCCGACTGGACATGTGGCCGAACTTCCGCAGTCCGCTGCTGTGGGACGTGTTCGCGGTCAGCACGTACGCGACCGTCTCGCTGCTGTTCTGGTACATGGGAATGATCCCCGACCTGGCCACGTTCCGTGACCGGTCGAAGAGCAGGATCAAGCAATTCATCTACGGCGTGTTCGCTCTTGGCTGGACGGGAAGTGCCCGCCACTGGAGCCGCTACGAGAAGGCGTACATGCTGCTCGCCGCCCTGGCGACGCCGCTGGTGCTCAGTGTGCACACGGTCGTGAGTTTCGACTTCGCGGTCGCTCAGCTTCCCGGCTGGCACGCGACGATCTTCCCGCCGTACTTCGTCGCGGGAGCCGTCTTCAGCGGGTTCGCGATGGTGATCACGCTGATGGTGCCGGCCCGAAAATGGTTCGGTCTGAAAGACTTCGTCACGCTGCGTCACCTCGAGAACATGTGCAAGGTGATCCTGGCGACAGGGTCGATGGTCGGATTCGCGTATGCGATCGAGTTCTTCATCGCCTGGTACGGCGGCAACCCGTACGAAGGCTTCGCATTCATCAACCGGGCGTTCGGACCGTATGCGTGGGCGTACTGGACGATGGTGTCCTGCAACGTCATTGCCCCGCAGTTCTTCTGGTCGAAGAAGGTTCGCACGACCCCGTGGATGATGTTCATCATCTGCATCTTCGTGAACATCGGCATGTGGTTCGAGCGGTTCGTGATTACCGTCACGTCGCTCAGCCGCGACTTCCTGCCGTCGAGCTGGGCGTACTTCAAGCCGACCGCGATCGACATGGCGATGTTCGCCTGCAGCTTCGGGCTGTTCTTCACCCTGTTCCTGCTGTTCTGCCGTTACCTGCCGATTGTGGCCATGGCCGAAGTGAAGTCGGTCATGCCGGTTCCGGAAGAGAAGCAGACCGGAGACGCCCAGGCGTGA
- a CDS encoding cytochrome c3 family protein, translating to MRFNFPTWVNRFVPLLGVTILGGAAYLGAVVFAATDPETLNIGHKPSQPVPFSHKTHAGRLKMDCRYCHNTVDKAAFAAVPPTSTCSNCHTGADANGSVSVSAIHSDSPNLARIRQSQATGEPVDWLKVHDLPDYVYFDHSAHVNSGVSCVSCHGRVDRMDVVEQVKTLSMTFCLDCHRNPEPHLRPLEHITDLAWVPEEDPEVVGARIRDELNIHPRTNCSTCHR from the coding sequence ATGAGATTCAACTTTCCAACATGGGTAAACCGGTTCGTCCCGCTTCTGGGCGTGACGATCCTCGGTGGAGCGGCTTACCTCGGTGCCGTCGTCTTTGCTGCGACGGACCCCGAAACGCTCAACATCGGCCACAAGCCGAGCCAGCCGGTCCCTTTCAGTCACAAGACGCACGCCGGTCGACTCAAGATGGACTGCCGGTACTGCCACAACACCGTCGACAAGGCGGCGTTTGCGGCGGTTCCCCCCACCTCGACCTGCTCGAACTGTCACACCGGTGCCGACGCAAATGGCTCGGTCTCGGTCAGTGCGATTCACAGTGACAGCCCGAACCTCGCCCGCATCCGCCAGAGTCAGGCGACGGGTGAGCCGGTCGACTGGCTGAAGGTCCACGACCTGCCGGACTACGTTTACTTCGATCACAGTGCCCACGTGAACAGTGGCGTCAGCTGTGTTTCCTGCCATGGCCGTGTCGACCGCATGGATGTCGTCGAACAGGTCAAGACGCTGTCGATGACGTTCTGCCTCGACTGCCACCGCAATCCGGAGCCGCACCTGCGGCCACTCGAGCACATTACCGACCTGGCCTGGGTTCCCGAAGAAGATCCCGAGGTCGTCGGTGCCCGGATCCGCGACGAGCTGAACATTCATCCGCGAACCAATTGCTCCACCTGCCACAGGTAA
- a CDS encoding quinol:electron acceptor oxidoreductase subunit ActD, with translation MSATLLEPETTQQDVSDESSGSVCGVLAEFAGPKQLLRAAEMVRDAGYRKTDAFSPFPIHGMDDALGIKPTILPVIVLVVGLTGCAGGLLMQWWMNAVDYPFLISGKPLFSLPANIPVTFEIIVLTSAFATFLGMLGLNGLPKPASPLLEQERFRGVTDNKFFLYVDAADPKFEEQDVVDLFHRAGATWVDDVPNSKSSAKIPGAIKMGLVALLALALVPPAMIYRARHTTSEKPRIDFFSDMDSQARPSAQQSTDLFADGRAMRPQIAGTIAVGDFYEDDAFFLGYIPGDEDENGETVAAAESATDAAPGAPAAAAVNEPNYVSEFPVEVTESLMYRGQMQFNIYCAPCHGLAGQGDGLVSLRAMELQQPTWVPPTNLTSPPVIAQPVGKIYDTITNGRRKMSGYAAQIPPEDRWAIVLYVRALQKSQRATLDEIPEDKAAVLKNQK, from the coding sequence TTGTCCGCCACACTGTTAGAACCTGAAACCACACAGCAGGACGTCTCCGACGAGTCGTCCGGCTCGGTGTGCGGCGTTCTGGCCGAGTTTGCCGGCCCCAAACAACTGCTGCGGGCTGCGGAGATGGTCCGCGACGCCGGTTACAGGAAGACCGACGCGTTCAGCCCGTTTCCAATCCACGGCATGGATGACGCTTTGGGGATCAAGCCGACGATCCTGCCGGTCATCGTGCTCGTCGTGGGTCTGACCGGCTGTGCCGGCGGCCTGCTGATGCAGTGGTGGATGAACGCCGTCGACTACCCGTTCCTGATCAGTGGCAAGCCGCTGTTCAGCCTGCCGGCCAACATCCCGGTGACGTTCGAGATCATCGTGCTCACCAGTGCGTTCGCAACGTTTCTCGGAATGCTGGGACTGAACGGTCTGCCGAAGCCGGCAAGCCCGCTGCTGGAGCAGGAGCGGTTCCGCGGCGTCACCGACAACAAGTTCTTTCTGTACGTCGACGCGGCCGATCCCAAGTTCGAAGAGCAGGATGTCGTCGATCTGTTCCACCGGGCTGGTGCGACCTGGGTCGATGACGTTCCGAACTCCAAGTCGTCCGCGAAGATTCCCGGGGCGATCAAGATGGGACTGGTCGCGCTGCTGGCACTCGCGCTTGTCCCGCCGGCGATGATCTACCGGGCCCGGCACACGACTTCGGAGAAGCCGCGAATCGACTTCTTCTCCGACATGGATTCGCAGGCCCGGCCGAGTGCACAGCAGTCGACCGACCTGTTTGCCGACGGTCGCGCCATGCGGCCCCAGATTGCCGGCACGATCGCGGTGGGTGACTTCTACGAAGACGACGCCTTCTTCCTGGGGTACATCCCAGGTGACGAGGACGAGAACGGTGAAACCGTAGCCGCTGCGGAATCGGCGACCGACGCCGCTCCTGGCGCTCCGGCGGCTGCCGCCGTCAATGAGCCGAACTACGTGAGTGAGTTCCCGGTCGAAGTGACCGAGTCGCTGATGTACCGGGGCCAGATGCAGTTCAACATCTACTGTGCTCCCTGCCACGGCCTGGCCGGCCAGGGGGACGGACTGGTCTCGCTACGGGCGATGGAACTGCAGCAGCCGACCTGGGTGCCGCCGACCAACCTGACGAGCCCGCCGGTCATCGCGCAGCCTGTCGGCAAGATCTACGACACGATCACGAACGGTCGCCGCAAGATGTCCGGCTATGCCGCTCAGATCCCTCCGGAAGATCGCTGGGCCATCGTGCTGTACGTGCGGGCCCTGCAGAAGAGCCAGCGAGCGACGCTGGATGAGATTCCCGAAGACAAAGCCGCTGTCCTGAAGAATCAGAAGTAG